In Ostrea edulis chromosome 6, xbOstEdul1.1, whole genome shotgun sequence, a single window of DNA contains:
- the LOC125647851 gene encoding ras-related and estrogen-regulated growth inhibitor-like isoform X2 yields MPDVHAFSPASHVSMGALVVRFLTRRFIWEYDPTLECTYKHVATLDEELVNMEILDTAGQVEAIQREGHIRWADGFILVYSINDRHSFEEVIKLKDYLDDVKKTNVQCVLVGNKVDLMRERDVSTAEGMKLATEMACAFFETSVCDGSDEIYELFYEVAREVKRRKLIENKVRRRSSAQQVKQVFTKMFNTNKQTNRQSSM; encoded by the exons ATGCCTGACGTGCATGCGTTTTCGCCTGCATCCCATGTCTCCATGGGCG CCCTGGTGGTGAGGTTCTTAACCCGGAGGTTCATCTGGGAGTATGACCCCACGTTAG AATGCACCTACAAGCATGTCGCCACGCTGGATGAGGAGTTGGTGAACATGGAGATTCTGGACACGGCAGGACAG GTTGAAGCGATACAACGAGAAGGTCACATACGATGGGCGGATGGATTTATTCTTGTGTATTCAATTAATGACCGTCATAGTTTCGAAGAAGTCATTAAATTGAAGGATTACTTGGATGATGTCAAGAAAACAAATGTTCAGTGTGTTTTAGTGGGTAATAAAGTTGACTTAATGCGTGAACGTGATGTTAGTACGGCGGAAGGGATGAAGCTTGCAACAGAAATGGCATGCGCTTTTTTTGAAACTTCCGTTTGTGACGGAAGTGACGAAATCTATGAACTATTTTACGAAGTGGCGCGTGAGGTAAAAAGACGTAAATTGATAGAAAACAAAGTTCGTCGACGAAGTTCAGCGCAGCAAGTGAAACAagtctttacaaaaatgttCAATACGAACAAACAAACGAACAGACAGAGCTCAATGTGA
- the LOC125647851 gene encoding ras-related and estrogen-regulated growth inhibitor-like isoform X1 yields MPVPVMTSNGKTKPTPEVKLAVLGRAGVGKSALVVRFLTRRFIWEYDPTLECTYKHVATLDEELVNMEILDTAGQVEAIQREGHIRWADGFILVYSINDRHSFEEVIKLKDYLDDVKKTNVQCVLVGNKVDLMRERDVSTAEGMKLATEMACAFFETSVCDGSDEIYELFYEVAREVKRRKLIENKVRRRSSAQQVKQVFTKMFNTNKQTNRQSSM; encoded by the exons ATGCCTGTGCCCGTCATGACGTCAAACGGAAAGACGAAACCAACGCCTGAGGTGAAGCTGGCCGTCCTAGGAAGAGCAGGTGTCGGCAAGTCGG CCCTGGTGGTGAGGTTCTTAACCCGGAGGTTCATCTGGGAGTATGACCCCACGTTAG AATGCACCTACAAGCATGTCGCCACGCTGGATGAGGAGTTGGTGAACATGGAGATTCTGGACACGGCAGGACAG GTTGAAGCGATACAACGAGAAGGTCACATACGATGGGCGGATGGATTTATTCTTGTGTATTCAATTAATGACCGTCATAGTTTCGAAGAAGTCATTAAATTGAAGGATTACTTGGATGATGTCAAGAAAACAAATGTTCAGTGTGTTTTAGTGGGTAATAAAGTTGACTTAATGCGTGAACGTGATGTTAGTACGGCGGAAGGGATGAAGCTTGCAACAGAAATGGCATGCGCTTTTTTTGAAACTTCCGTTTGTGACGGAAGTGACGAAATCTATGAACTATTTTACGAAGTGGCGCGTGAGGTAAAAAGACGTAAATTGATAGAAAACAAAGTTCGTCGACGAAGTTCAGCGCAGCAAGTGAAACAagtctttacaaaaatgttCAATACGAACAAACAAACGAACAGACAGAGCTCAATGTGA